A single region of the Deltaproteobacteria bacterium CG11_big_fil_rev_8_21_14_0_20_49_13 genome encodes:
- the ftsA gene encoding cell division protein FtsA — protein MAKNDNLIVGLDIGTTKTCAIVGEVTDDGINIVGIGSSPSRGLRKGVVVNIENTVESVRKAVEEAELMAGCEITGVYAGIAGHHIKGINSRGIVAIKDKEVMHTDLKRVLEAAQQVAIPSDREVIHVIPQEFVVDDQDGVKDPIGMSGVRLEVKVHIVTAASTSAQNIIKCCNRAGLTVHEILLEQLAGSEAVLGHDEKELGVVLVDIGGGTTDIAIFINGSVVHTCILPLGGNNLTNDVAVGLRTPANEAERIKQKYGCVLTSLVQKEETIEVPSVGGRNPRILSRQILSEIMEPRIEEIYHLIHQEIQRSGFEDRIAAGLVLTGGCSILEGMPELAEQVFNMPVRRGIPRGVGGLVDVVKSPMYATAVGLVLGGAKSGREEKIHAHAEKRGISKVSTKVREWFSEIF, from the coding sequence ATGGCGAAAAATGATAATTTGATAGTAGGGCTCGACATAGGGACTACCAAGACCTGTGCGATAGTGGGGGAGGTTACGGATGACGGCATTAATATCGTGGGAATAGGAAGCAGTCCGTCCCGTGGCCTTCGCAAGGGAGTTGTGGTCAACATCGAGAACACCGTTGAATCGGTGCGAAAGGCGGTGGAAGAGGCGGAGCTGATGGCCGGATGCGAGATAACCGGGGTCTATGCCGGTATAGCGGGCCATCATATAAAGGGGATAAATAGCCGAGGTATTGTTGCCATAAAGGACAAAGAGGTGATGCACACCGACCTGAAGCGGGTGTTAGAGGCCGCTCAGCAGGTAGCTATTCCGTCCGACAGGGAGGTGATCCATGTCATCCCGCAGGAGTTCGTGGTCGATGATCAGGACGGCGTGAAGGACCCGATAGGGATGTCCGGCGTAAGGTTGGAGGTCAAGGTCCACATAGTGACCGCGGCATCTACCTCGGCGCAGAACATCATCAAGTGTTGCAACCGTGCGGGACTAACGGTCCATGAGATATTGCTTGAGCAGTTGGCCGGTAGCGAGGCGGTATTGGGACACGACGAAAAGGAGCTCGGAGTGGTCCTTGTGGATATCGGCGGCGGTACGACAGATATCGCGATATTCATAAACGGAAGCGTCGTTCATACCTGCATATTGCCGCTTGGCGGGAACAACCTGACGAACGATGTGGCTGTAGGTCTCCGCACTCCGGCGAACGAAGCGGAAAGGATCAAACAGAAATACGGATGCGTCCTTACCTCACTCGTTCAAAAGGAAGAGACTATCGAGGTGCCTTCAGTAGGCGGAAGGAACCCAAGGATACTTTCAAGACAGATACTCTCCGAGATAATGGAACCGAGGATCGAAGAGATCTATCACCTGATCCATCAGGAGATCCAGCGTAGCGGCTTTGAGGACAGGATAGCGGCAGGGCTGGTCCTGACCGGCGGATGCTCGATACTCGAAGGGATGCCGGAGCTGGCCGAACAGGTATTCAATATGCCGGTAAGGCGCGGCATTCCGAGGGGTGTAGGCGGACTTGTTGATGTGGTCAAGAGCCCCATGTATGCGACCGCTGTCGGGCTTGTACTCGGAGGCGCAAAGAGCGGGCGCGAGGAGAAGATCCATGCACACGCAGAAAAAAGGGGAATTTCAAAGGTCTCTACAAAGGTTCGCGAATGGTTCAGCGAGATCTTTTAG
- a CDS encoding lytic transglycosylase → MLNIKIGRYLIVIGVMVLAIGCASQQGKKARWMARQLPGSSSQNFDIPVTVNDRVIAWIDYFQGPGHRHYARYLARSGRYVPHMQAILKKYGLPQDLVYLALIESGFSATAYSRAKAAGHWQFIHGTGKHYGLAIGNGVDERRDPEDSTVAAAKFLRDLHQQFGDWYLAMAAYNAGPGKIEKAIRLNGTRNFWTMIAKDRHYLRAETKDYVPKFIAAAIIAKSPEKFGFGDVVYDKPMEMEEAYVESQTDLEVIAKCADVSVDMIQDLNPSLTSGTTPSGARNYTVNLPMGTARKFSDAYAKVPDSERLMALRHTVRRGESLGKIAKRYGVSVREILAVNGLSSPSRIRKGSTLIIPTGGAAKKSARYIASKYTARPDGRLIKHKVKRGESISVIANNYGVDRADLRKWNGLKSNNIRRGQVLKIYSEDEGVKVASSVSKRPAPATGGKNYVVRRGDSWWKIAQRNGISINDLKGWNPTLADKDLKAGARLKIYQNGEAPQETPTSTTASSVEVEEVSSSDRLESMPARSLASLPTSDHSELLSMKAEISTSAVQNLELPSNSKEISYKIKSGDTLWDIARKYGVSVKNIADANDLNPKSRLKPGTKITIRSK, encoded by the coding sequence ATGCTAAATATCAAAATTGGAAGATATCTGATCGTCATCGGTGTCATGGTACTGGCAATTGGATGCGCCTCACAGCAGGGTAAAAAGGCACGGTGGATGGCAAGACAGCTTCCTGGCTCTTCATCCCAAAATTTTGATATTCCGGTAACGGTCAACGACCGGGTCATCGCATGGATAGACTATTTTCAGGGCCCGGGGCATAGACATTATGCAAGATACCTGGCCCGTTCGGGAAGATACGTCCCCCACATGCAGGCTATCCTTAAAAAATATGGCCTTCCGCAGGACTTGGTATATTTAGCGCTCATTGAGAGCGGTTTCTCGGCAACCGCATATTCACGAGCGAAGGCGGCCGGCCACTGGCAGTTCATTCATGGCACCGGAAAACATTACGGCCTGGCGATAGGGAACGGCGTAGATGAAAGAAGAGACCCGGAAGATTCGACCGTTGCCGCCGCAAAGTTCCTTCGCGACCTCCATCAGCAGTTCGGCGACTGGTATCTGGCCATGGCCGCTTACAATGCCGGGCCCGGCAAGATAGAAAAGGCGATAAGGTTGAACGGTACCAGGAATTTCTGGACCATGATAGCCAAGGACAGGCACTATCTAAGGGCCGAGACAAAGGACTATGTTCCAAAGTTCATAGCGGCGGCGATAATTGCCAAGTCTCCGGAAAAGTTCGGGTTCGGCGATGTTGTTTATGACAAACCGATGGAGATGGAAGAGGCCTATGTTGAGAGTCAGACCGACCTTGAGGTGATAGCAAAATGTGCCGATGTCTCGGTCGATATGATACAGGATCTCAATCCCTCGCTCACAAGCGGGACCACACCCTCCGGGGCCAGAAATTATACCGTAAATCTACCCATGGGAACGGCACGTAAGTTCAGCGATGCATATGCAAAGGTGCCGGATAGCGAGCGTCTGATGGCCTTGCGTCATACGGTGAGACGCGGCGAATCTTTGGGGAAGATCGCAAAGAGATATGGTGTCTCAGTGAGAGAGATACTTGCCGTGAACGGTCTTTCAAGCCCTTCACGTATTAGAAAGGGCTCAACGCTTATCATCCCGACGGGTGGAGCGGCAAAGAAGAGCGCCCGCTATATCGCTTCTAAATATACAGCGCGTCCGGACGGGAGGCTCATAAAACATAAAGTAAAAAGAGGCGAGTCCATATCGGTCATAGCCAATAACTACGGGGTCGACAGGGCCGACCTTCGCAAATGGAACGGGCTTAAGAGCAATAATATTCGCCGAGGGCAGGTATTAAAGATCTATTCCGAGGATGAAGGTGTAAAGGTCGCCTCAAGTGTAAGCAAAAGACCCGCACCTGCCACAGGAGGAAAGAACTACGTTGTAAGGCGCGGAGATTCGTGGTGGAAGATAGCCCAGCGTAACGGGATAAGCATCAACGACCTTAAGGGTTGGAATCCGACGCTTGCCGACAAGGACCTAAAGGCGGGTGCGAGGCTCAAGATCTATCAGAATGGAGAGGCACCTCAAGAGACCCCGACATCGACCACGGCATCCAGCGTTGAAGTTGAGGAGGTCTCTTCATCCGACAGGTTGGAGAGCATGCCGGCCAGATCCCTTGCTTCATTGCCCACCTCGGACCATTCAGAACTCCTTTCTATGAAGGCCGAGATATCTACTTCTGCGGTTCAAAACCTAGAATTACCTAGTAATTCCAAAGAGATATCATATAAGATAAAGAGCGGCGACACCCTTTGGGACATAGCTAGAAAATATGGTGTTTCGGTGAAGAACATAGCCGACGCCAACGATCTTAACCCAAAATCGAGGCTGAAACCGGGCACAAAGATCACAATTAGGTCAAAATAG
- a CDS encoding cell division protein FtsZ yields the protein MIEEIKQGAKIKVIGVGGAGGNAVNTMIKSRMEGVDFVATNTDMQALNANHAPLKIQIGCVSTKGLGAGANPEVGKNAAIEDQKVIEDAINGADMVFITAGMGGGTGTGAAPVIARVAKQMGALTVGVVTKPFGFEGKRRGRVAEDGVQELKDVVDTLITIPNEKLLSISDKDTTMLDAFKKADDVLLHAVKGISDLINVQGLINLDFADVRTVMNEMGMALMGSGVSSGEGRAIDAATKAISSPLLENVSIRGATGILINITGGPDMTLHEVNEASKLIQEEAHEDANIIFGSVIDEAMGDEIRVTVIATGFNKGVRAVRQPGVTARPQKVTPIFTPKRPEVIQSSHPSQPARRESPVSYTGIQQEMSARSEQESANAKQAVEASATKAKMENGEWREVFQEVGMVDYQGDEYDIPTFLRKQAD from the coding sequence ATAATCGAGGAAATAAAACAGGGTGCAAAGATAAAGGTGATCGGCGTGGGCGGCGCCGGCGGCAACGCGGTCAATACGATGATCAAGTCCCGCATGGAAGGTGTCGATTTCGTGGCCACGAACACGGACATGCAGGCGCTTAACGCGAATCATGCCCCACTAAAGATCCAGATCGGTTGCGTATCCACAAAGGGCCTCGGCGCAGGCGCAAATCCGGAGGTAGGTAAGAACGCGGCGATCGAGGACCAGAAAGTGATAGAGGACGCCATTAACGGTGCCGACATGGTATTCATAACCGCCGGCATGGGCGGCGGAACAGGTACGGGCGCGGCGCCGGTCATAGCAAGAGTTGCAAAGCAGATGGGGGCTCTTACCGTAGGTGTTGTAACCAAGCCGTTCGGATTCGAAGGCAAGAGAAGGGGGAGAGTTGCGGAAGATGGGGTTCAGGAGTTAAAAGATGTCGTCGATACGCTCATTACTATTCCCAACGAAAAACTTCTTTCGATATCCGACAAGGATACCACAATGCTCGACGCGTTCAAGAAGGCCGACGATGTACTTCTTCATGCGGTGAAAGGAATCTCGGACCTTATCAACGTCCAGGGTCTTATCAATCTTGATTTTGCCGACGTAAGAACCGTTATGAACGAAATGGGAATGGCGCTCATGGGTTCGGGAGTGTCCAGCGGAGAGGGACGCGCGATAGACGCCGCAACGAAGGCGATATCGAGTCCGCTGCTCGAGAACGTATCGATAAGGGGCGCCACCGGCATACTCATCAACATAACCGGTGGACCGGACATGACGCTCCACGAAGTGAACGAGGCAAGCAAGCTCATACAGGAAGAGGCGCATGAAGATGCCAACATAATATTTGGCTCGGTAATAGATGAAGCGATGGGTGACGAGATAAGGGTCACGGTAATTGCGACCGGTTTCAACAAGGGTGTAAGGGCGGTAAGACAGCCGGGCGTTACGGCACGTCCGCAGAAGGTTACGCCCATTTTCACGCCAAAGCGTCCGGAGGTCATTCAATCTTCGCATCCGTCGCAACCGGCTCGCAGGGAATCGCCGGTTTCATATACAGGCATCCAGCAGGAAATGAGCGCGAGATCGGAGCAGGAATCGGCGAACGCCAAGCAGGCAGTGGAGGCATCGGCCACCAAGGCGAAGATGGAGAACGGCGAGTGGCGCGAGGTGTTCCAGGAGGTAGGAATGGTCGATTATCAGGGCGATGAATACGATATACCTACGTTCCTTCGAAAACAGGCGGACTAG